The region GGTCCTGCAGCGCGCCAGCGACAATCTCGGAAGCCGAGGCCGAGCCGCCGTTGATCAATACCACCACGGGCACGTCCTTGCTTGGATTGTTACTGGTGGCATTGAAGCGCATATCGGAGTTGCTGAGCCGCCCCTTGGTGTACACGATCAGACCTTTATCGAGGAAGCTGTCCGCCACTTCCACGGCGCTTTGCAACACACCGCCGGGGTTGTTACGCAGGTCCAGCACCAGCCCCTTGAATTCATCGTTCCTGGTCAACGTGTTGAGGGTGCGGCGTACTTCGTCACCCGTGTTGTTCTGGAACTGGGTGATCCGCAGATAGGCGTAACCCTTACCAAGATCTTCGGTGCGCACGCTGGCAACCTTGACCACAGCGCGCTCCAGCTCGACATCAAAGGGTCGGCCTTCACCGCGCACCAGCGTCAGCACGACCTTGGTGCCCGCGTCCCCGCGCATGAGTTCCACCGCTTCCATAAGGGTCATACCCTTGACCAGCCGATCATCGATCTTGACGATCAGATCGCCGGCCTGGATGCCAGCCTTGGCTGCGGGGGTATCATCGATCGGCGAGATGACCTTGATCATGCCGTCTTCCTGTCCAACCTCGATGCCTAGCCCACCGAACTGGCCGGTTGTGGTGTCCTGCAACCCACGGAAAGCTTCGGGCTCCATGTAAGACGAATGCGGATCCAGCCCTTCGAGCATGCCCTGAATGGCATTCTGCAGTAGCGTGGCGTCATCCACCGGCTCAACGTAGGCGGCGCGAATGCGTTCGAGTACTTCAGCAAAGGTACGCAGATCGTCCAGAGGCAGAGGTGCAGCAGGCGCCTCGTCCTGGCGCTGGGCATGAGCCGGAACGACAGCAAGAGCGAGGCTCAGGCAGATAGCGGACAAGGTACGCGCAGCGGTCATCTAACTCTCCGAACACAGGATTGATTTGATCTGAGAAACCCCGGTGAATCACTACGCCAGATCAGGGCGTAGTGCTCATGGCGTGCTCATTAGCTCGACAGCATACACCAGGCTAACGGGTCCAGTGCACGGCCCTGTTTGCGGATAGAGAAATACAGCGACGAGCTGGACAGCCCACCGCTGCTACCCACGGTGGCAATGGCCTCGCCTGGCTGGACCCATGTACCGACGTCGCGCAATAGCGTCTGATTGTGGCCGTACAAGCTGAGATAACCATTGCCATGGTCGAGAATCAGCAGCAGACCCGAACCCCGTAGCCAGTCGGCAAAGACTACGCGGCCACCGTGAATGGCATGTACGGGTGTGCCGGCTTCGGCAGTTATAACCAGACCATCCCATTTAAGGCGCGCATCGTCGCCCCGCTGGCTACCAAACTTCGACTGGATACTGCCCTTGACCGGCAGCGGCAATTTGCCCTTGGCGTCCGCAAACGGCAGGCTGCCGGCAGGGGTCGGGATACTGGTGATGGCTTCGTCAAGCTTCTTGATCAGTGCAGCCAGCTCAGCCCGTTCGGACTGGCGCTGTTTGAGTTGCTGTTCGCTGGTGCGGCTTTCGCTTTTGAGACTGGCCAGCAGTTCCGCCCGCGTTTCGCGCTCTGCCTCCACCGCTTGCTGCCGCTCGGCCAATTGCTCGCGATTTTCATGCAGCTGCGCCTGCTCGCGCGCAATCGCCGCGCTGGCCTGCCGGATCTGCGCCAGAGTGTGATTGTAGGTGGTGATTTCTTCCATACGCGCGCGGCTGACGTATTCGTAATAGCGCATCATCCGTGCGACGCGGGCGGGATCGTCCTGGTTCAGAACGAGCTTCAGGTAATCCTGCTGACCGGCCATATAGGCAGAACGCGCCTGACGGGCGATCTGTTGTTCCTGCTCCTGAAGGGCCACCTGTAACGCTTCGGCCTGGCCGCGCAGGTCATCAATGCGGGTTTCGCCCTCCTCGATCTGCTGCTCAAGGGCTTCGCTTTCCTCCTGCAGGCGACCAATTTCCGACTCGCTCTGCTTAAGTTCCCGCTCTAGCCCGGACATATCCTGCTTGAGTTCGCCGAGCATTTTCTTCAGCCGGGCGATCTCCTGTTCGGTCTGTTTGAGTTCTGCCTTGGCTTCGCGCGAATCCTGCGCCAAAGCCGGAAGCGCCAGCGCGCCGCCGAATGCCATCAGCGCGACCAGCACCCCGGCACGCCAAGGCGCACTTCGCCGCGGCTGGCTGACTCGCATCGCCGCCGCTCCCTCAGGACACCAGACTGACAATGGACCGACCTGTCATTTCAGCCGGCTGCTCCAGACCGAGCAACGTCAGCATGGTCGGCGCAACGTCGGACAGAATGCCGCCGTCGCGCAGAGTAACGTTGCGCTGGCCGACATAGACGAAAGGTACCGGCTCGCAGGTGTGCGCGGTATGCGCCTGACCCGTGCTGTCATCGGACATCTGTTCAACGTTGCCATGGTCAGCGGTGATCAAAGCCTCGCCGCCGACTTTGCCCAGCGCGTCGGTGATTCGTGCGATGCACGCATCCAGGCATTCGACCGCAGCCACGGCCGCCTCGAACACACCGGTATGCCCCACCATATCGCCGTTGGCGTAGTTCACGATGATGACGTCGTACCGCTGCTGCTCAATCGCTTCGACGATACGATCGGTCACTTCCGGCGCGCTCATCTCGGGTTTCAGGTCGTAGGTTGCCACCTGGGGAGACGGGATAAGAATGCGCTCTTCGCCTTCGAAAGGCTCTTCGCGTCCGCCGGAGAAAAAGAAGGTGACGTGGGCGTACTTCTCGGTCTCGGCAATCCGCAGCTGGGTCTTGCCCTGCTTGGCGAGGTACTCCCCCAGCACATTGTCCAGCGAGGACGGCGGGAATGCGCACGGCGCCGGAATGTTCGCCGCGTATTGGGTAAGCATGACAAAGCCGCCCAGCTTGAGCTGGCGCTGGCGGGTAAATCCGTTGAAATCAGGTTCGACAAACGCGCGCGTCAGTTCACGGGCGCGGTCGGCGCGGAAGTTCATGAACACCACCGCATCGCCGTCTTCCACCCGCACCGGTGTGCCAATCGTGGTTGCCTTGACGAACTCGTCGCTCTCGCCGCGCTCGTAGGCTGCTTCTAGCCCTTCAGCCGCGACCACGGCGGAGAAACTCGCCTGACCTTCAGCGACCAGGTTGTAGGCTGCTTCGACGCGCTCCCACCGATTGTCCCGATCCATGGCGAAATAGCGACCAATCAAGCTAGCCGTTCTGCCCTTGCCAATGCGCCGGTAGGTTTCTTCCAGCAATTCAAGCGAGGGCGCTGCGCTGCGCGGCGGCGTATCACGCCCATCGAGAAACGCATGCACGTAGATTTGTTTGGCGCCACGGCGCGCAGCCAGCTCGACCATCGCCACCAGCT is a window of Pseudomonas sp. gcc21 DNA encoding:
- a CDS encoding S41 family peptidase, producing MTAARTLSAICLSLALAVVPAHAQRQDEAPAAPLPLDDLRTFAEVLERIRAAYVEPVDDATLLQNAIQGMLEGLDPHSSYMEPEAFRGLQDTTTGQFGGLGIEVGQEDGMIKVISPIDDTPAAKAGIQAGDLIVKIDDRLVKGMTLMEAVELMRGDAGTKVVLTLVRGEGRPFDVELERAVVKVASVRTEDLGKGYAYLRITQFQNNTGDEVRRTLNTLTRNDEFKGLVLDLRNNPGGVLQSAVEVADSFLDKGLIVYTKGRLSNSDMRFNATSNNPSKDVPVVVLINGGSASASEIVAGALQDHSRAVIMGTDSFGKGSVQTVLPLNNDRALKLTTALYYTPNGRSIQAQGIVPDIRVERGHLVRDEQEAGYREADLEGHLNNENGNERPTIRTPVSQGDNPEEADYQLSQALNLLKGLNITRAKQ
- a CDS encoding murein hydrolase activator EnvC; the protein is MRVSQPRRSAPWRAGVLVALMAFGGALALPALAQDSREAKAELKQTEQEIARLKKMLGELKQDMSGLERELKQSESEIGRLQEESEALEQQIEEGETRIDDLRGQAEALQVALQEQEQQIARQARSAYMAGQQDYLKLVLNQDDPARVARMMRYYEYVSRARMEEITTYNHTLAQIRQASAAIAREQAQLHENREQLAERQQAVEAERETRAELLASLKSESRTSEQQLKQRQSERAELAALIKKLDEAITSIPTPAGSLPFADAKGKLPLPVKGSIQSKFGSQRGDDARLKWDGLVITAEAGTPVHAIHGGRVVFADWLRGSGLLLILDHGNGYLSLYGHNQTLLRDVGTWVQPGEAIATVGSSGGLSSSSLYFSIRKQGRALDPLAWCMLSS
- the gpmI gene encoding 2,3-bisphosphoglycerate-independent phosphoglycerate mutase, which gives rise to MTAAPKPLVLMILDGFGHSESPESNAIMAARTPVWDRLWSTAPHTLVSGSGMDVGLPDGQMGNSEVGHMNLGAGRVVYQDFTRVTKSIMEGDFYENPELCKAVDAAIKADRAVHVMGLLSPGGVHSHEEQLVAMVELAARRGAKQIYVHAFLDGRDTPPRSAAPSLELLEETYRRIGKGRTASLIGRYFAMDRDNRWERVEAAYNLVAEGQASFSAVVAAEGLEAAYERGESDEFVKATTIGTPVRVEDGDAVVFMNFRADRARELTRAFVEPDFNGFTRQRQLKLGGFVMLTQYAANIPAPCAFPPSSLDNVLGEYLAKQGKTQLRIAETEKYAHVTFFFSGGREEPFEGEERILIPSPQVATYDLKPEMSAPEVTDRIVEAIEQQRYDVIIVNYANGDMVGHTGVFEAAVAAVECLDACIARITDALGKVGGEALITADHGNVEQMSDDSTGQAHTAHTCEPVPFVYVGQRNVTLRDGGILSDVAPTMLTLLGLEQPAEMTGRSIVSLVS